One part of the uncultured Bacteroides sp. genome encodes these proteins:
- a CDS encoding HU family DNA-binding protein — MAIRYSVHTYAIKSSKTGELKKSNWVSVKSKNNYRTEDLAEELSGGSSAKKGELLSAFTRIFACIEEKLKDGHSVTIDGYGTFQLTAQIKAGKEDEDFRAESVELKNVVFNATRQAKKRINAAGFERYNDNIRHNR; from the coding sequence ATGGCAATTCGTTACAGTGTTCACACCTATGCTATTAAGAGTAGTAAAACAGGTGAGTTGAAGAAATCTAATTGGGTAAGCGTAAAAAGTAAAAATAACTATCGTACAGAAGATTTGGCTGAAGAACTCAGTGGCGGTTCGTCGGCAAAGAAAGGAGAGCTTTTGAGTGCATTTACACGAATTTTCGCTTGCATTGAGGAAAAGCTGAAAGATGGTCATAGTGTTACTATTGACGGTTACGGAACTTTTCAGCTTACTGCACAAATTAAAGCAGGAAAAGAGGATGAAGATTTTCGTGCGGAATCTGTAGAATTGAAGAATGTGGTTTTTAATGCAACCCGTCAGGCAAAAAAGAGAATCAATGCAGCAGGATTTGAACGGTATAACGATAATATCCGTCATAACAGATAG
- a CDS encoding DUF4465 domain-containing protein produces the protein MKKIYSLLLLTVVILCSCDNNDDNSNVIDSTTVTLNLQGKLSSPESEFTGVFKDEPAGSYSYKNTFVDQTGYFVFDSYVTSSSSFGGGFTYTNKTDKTTTGYTNNSAITGTGKLSATYMTVNPSAYSTDKFRFAGNLSHFIKGMYVTNSTYAYLSMKNGDSLAKKFVDGDWLKLTVTGLDAQGNTTGTVDFYLADYRDGKKILIDQWTWVDLSALGQAAEVKFSMTSTDNGNWGMNTPAYFCMDGFTIEL, from the coding sequence ATGAAAAAGATCTATTCTCTATTACTGCTTACTGTGGTAATACTTTGCAGTTGTGACAATAACGACGATAATTCTAATGTTATTGACAGTACAACCGTTACCTTAAATCTACAAGGAAAACTTAGTTCACCCGAATCTGAATTTACAGGAGTATTTAAGGATGAACCAGCCGGTTCGTACAGCTACAAGAATACATTTGTAGATCAAACCGGATATTTTGTTTTTGATAGTTATGTAACAAGCAGTTCATCTTTTGGCGGCGGATTTACTTATACAAATAAAACAGATAAAACAACTACAGGATATACTAACAACAGTGCAATTACTGGTACAGGAAAACTAAGTGCAACTTATATGACTGTGAATCCAAGTGCATACTCAACTGATAAATTTCGTTTTGCAGGCAATTTAAGTCACTTTATAAAAGGTATGTATGTAACAAACAGCACTTACGCTTACCTTTCTATGAAGAATGGAGACAGTCTTGCCAAGAAGTTTGTTGATGGCGACTGGTTGAAACTGACTGTTACAGGCTTGGATGCACAAGGAAACACTACTGGTACTGTAGATTTTTACCTTGCAGATTACCGCGATGGGAAAAAGATTTTGATAGATCAGTGGACTTGGGTTGACCTTTCAGCTCTTGGCCAGGCAGCAGAGGTTAAATTTAGCATGACTTCTACCGACAATGGAAATTGGGGAATGAATACTCCAGCATATTTCTGTATGGACGGATTTACAATCGAACTTTAA
- a CDS encoding DUF3805 domain-containing protein, protein MIEKGKKFISPGAWFSLIYPSSWNEFEDAEDSFLFYNPNKWTGNFRISAYRDDRNNGYGKESVDYELKQNKNSSQVKLGELVCAYSKEMFQEEGSYYVTHVWIIGIGNVAFECTFTVPRGNDIIEAEEIISSLKAYPKGKQINEIIPIRVLEINVVNEAFDWASGTIKKQIKKDFTSSEEDIAKIQQMVDSSSFKPQQKEVWESFGIAFGTIIENQIDGMEWVTVINGNKEIPGLRFNESKLIIYPSEIIWNLVRAGQPCDLNAIFQDVKLKVENELN, encoded by the coding sequence ATGATCGAAAAAGGAAAAAAGTTTATTTCTCCCGGAGCTTGGTTCTCTTTAATTTACCCTTCATCCTGGAATGAATTCGAGGATGCGGAAGATAGTTTCCTATTTTACAATCCCAATAAATGGACTGGTAATTTTAGAATTTCAGCATACCGTGACGATAGAAATAATGGGTATGGAAAAGAGTCGGTAGATTATGAACTGAAGCAGAATAAAAATTCTTCGCAGGTTAAACTTGGTGAGCTGGTTTGTGCTTATAGCAAAGAAATGTTTCAGGAAGAAGGATCCTATTATGTAACTCATGTCTGGATAATCGGAATAGGTAATGTGGCATTCGAATGTACATTTACCGTTCCCCGAGGAAATGATATTATCGAAGCTGAAGAAATAATATCTTCCTTGAAAGCTTATCCGAAAGGCAAACAAATAAATGAAATTATACCAATACGAGTATTGGAAATAAATGTTGTAAATGAGGCGTTCGATTGGGCTTCAGGTACAATTAAAAAACAAATAAAGAAGGATTTTACTTCATCGGAAGAGGATATTGCTAAGATTCAACAAATGGTTGATAGTAGCAGCTTTAAACCTCAGCAAAAAGAAGTGTGGGAATCTTTTGGAATTGCTTTTGGCACAATTATTGAAAACCAGATTGATGGTATGGAATGGGTTACGGTAATTAACGGTAATAAGGAAATTCCGGGATTACGTTTTAATGAAAGTAAACTGATTATATATCCTTCAGAGATAATCTGGAACTTAGTCCGTGCTGGTCAACCTTGTGATTTGAATGCCATTTTTCAAGATGTTAAGTTGAAGGTGGAAAATGAATTGAATTAA
- a CDS encoding histidinol-phosphatase — MNLTNYHSHTSFCDGRAPMKEFVVEAVHQGFTSYGISSHAPLPFPTRWTMEKEDVTPYLDEFYALKKEFQDKIELYIGLEIDYLNEDSNPSIEYFRNLPLDYRIGSVHLLTDDQGEVVDIDCSKENFKETLEMHFYNDVKSTSLAYFSRLMSMVELGGFDIVGHADKIAYNVSYCQSGVTEEEWYKNALKDLFAFIYEKGYIMEINTKAYHKLGVFYPDETTFSLIKDMRIPLVVNSDSHYPELVNHGRREALQALKAAGINSVMELVSGKWQEKPISI; from the coding sequence ATGAATCTGACAAATTATCATAGTCATACATCTTTCTGTGATGGACGTGCTCCTATGAAAGAATTTGTAGTTGAAGCCGTGCACCAGGGATTTACTTCGTACGGTATTTCCTCTCATGCTCCGCTTCCTTTTCCTACCCGATGGACTATGGAAAAGGAAGATGTTACGCCTTATCTGGATGAGTTTTATGCTTTGAAGAAAGAATTCCAGGATAAAATAGAGCTATATATCGGATTGGAGATTGATTATTTAAATGAGGACAGTAACCCTTCAATAGAATATTTTCGTAACCTCCCTCTGGATTATCGTATTGGCTCTGTTCATCTTCTGACTGATGATCAGGGAGAAGTTGTAGACATTGACTGCAGTAAAGAGAACTTTAAAGAAACGCTGGAGATGCATTTTTATAATGATGTAAAGTCTACTTCTCTTGCTTATTTCAGTAGATTAATGTCTATGGTAGAGCTTGGAGGTTTCGACATTGTGGGGCATGCTGATAAAATTGCATATAATGTCTCTTATTGTCAGTCAGGTGTTACAGAAGAAGAATGGTATAAGAATGCATTAAAAGATTTATTTGCGTTTATTTATGAAAAGGGATATATAATGGAGATAAATACTAAGGCCTATCATAAACTTGGTGTCTTTTATCCCGATGAAACAACTTTTTCTCTTATCAAAGATATGCGTATTCCTTTAGTAGTAAATTCAGATTCTCATTATCCGGAACTAGTAAATCATGGTAGGAGAGAAGCTCTTCAGGCGTTAAAGGCTGCCGGAATAAATAGTGTAATGGAGCTTGTTTCTGGTAAATGGCAGGAAAAACCTATTTCGATTTAA
- a CDS encoding ATP-binding protein — MNMTIAQKPILSLNQKLLLSVILLFAAFSLCFIGFQYNREKEFKVELLNTKLQDYNARLYEEICDSGNVEKTLNKYTKRHTIKGLRVTIITLDGKVIYDNLKKDYNKIENHSNRPEVKQALSKGNGYDLRRTSETTGYPSFYSASLYDKYIVRSALPYNLDLITSLKADYKFVWFTVIVTLILTIIFSRFTKKIGTSIAQLREFTRRADRNEALDMDMANAFPNNELGDISQHIIKIYNRLHDTKEALYIEREKLITHLQISHEGLGIFTADKKEILVNNLFTQYSNLISDVNLQNAEEVFSLPEIQKITEYISKAQTRPAGNEERRMSINLDKNGRIFVVECIIFQDQSFEISINDITQEEEQVRMKRQLTQNIAHELKTPVSSIQGYLETIVNNESLPKDKLKTFLERCYAQSNRLTRLLRDISVLTRMDEASNMIDMEKVEISSLVQSIIKDVALELEEKNIKVNNALNKELPIRGNASLIYSIFRNLMDNAIAYAGNDISINIKCFREDESFYYFSFSDTGVGVAPEHLNRLFERFYRVDKGRSRKIGGTGLGLAIVKNSVIIHGGNISAKNNQGGGLEFIFTLAKS, encoded by the coding sequence ATTAATATGACAATTGCCCAAAAACCAATATTATCCCTCAACCAGAAATTATTACTCTCTGTTATACTTTTATTTGCAGCGTTTTCCTTATGTTTTATTGGTTTTCAATATAACAGAGAAAAAGAGTTTAAAGTAGAACTACTTAATACTAAACTACAAGATTACAATGCACGCTTATATGAGGAAATTTGTGACTCGGGAAATGTTGAGAAAACACTAAATAAATACACAAAAAGACATACCATTAAAGGTCTCCGTGTTACCATTATAACTCTTGATGGTAAAGTTATCTATGATAATCTAAAAAAGGACTATAATAAGATTGAGAATCATTCAAACAGACCAGAAGTTAAACAGGCTTTAAGTAAAGGCAATGGATATGATTTGAGAAGAACATCCGAAACAACCGGATATCCATCTTTCTATTCAGCTTCTTTGTATGATAAATACATTGTTCGTAGTGCGCTGCCTTACAACTTAGATTTAATTACTAGTTTAAAAGCCGATTACAAGTTTGTTTGGTTTACGGTAATAGTCACATTAATTCTGACCATAATTTTCTCTAGATTTACTAAAAAGATAGGAACTTCTATAGCTCAGCTGAGAGAATTTACCAGACGGGCAGACCGCAATGAGGCTTTGGATATGGATATGGCTAATGCTTTCCCAAACAATGAATTAGGTGATATTTCTCAGCACATCATCAAAATTTATAATCGATTGCACGATACTAAAGAAGCCTTATATATAGAAAGAGAAAAGCTTATTACCCACTTACAGATTTCACACGAAGGACTGGGTATTTTTACTGCTGACAAAAAAGAGATTCTCGTGAATAACCTTTTCACTCAATATAGTAATCTTATATCAGATGTAAATCTTCAAAATGCAGAGGAAGTTTTTTCTTTACCCGAGATTCAAAAAATTACTGAATACATAAGTAAGGCACAAACAAGACCTGCCGGCAACGAAGAACGCCGTATGTCTATCAATTTAGATAAAAACGGACGAATATTTGTTGTAGAGTGTATCATCTTCCAGGATCAGAGCTTTGAGATTTCTATTAATGACATTACACAAGAGGAAGAGCAGGTTCGCATGAAGAGACAATTAACTCAGAACATTGCACACGAGCTTAAAACTCCCGTAAGCAGTATTCAGGGATATCTGGAAACTATTGTTAATAATGAATCTCTTCCAAAAGATAAGCTGAAAACATTTCTGGAACGTTGCTATGCTCAAAGTAACAGACTGACCCGACTTTTAAGAGACATATCTGTGCTTACACGAATGGACGAAGCAAGCAACATGATTGATATGGAAAAAGTAGAAATCAGTTCTCTTGTGCAAAGTATAATTAAAGATGTGGCTTTAGAATTAGAAGAAAAGAATATCAAAGTAAACAATGCTTTGAATAAGGAATTACCAATACGTGGAAATGCTTCGCTGATATATTCTATATTCCGGAATTTAATGGATAATGCCATTGCATATGCAGGAAACGATATTTCTATTAATATAAAATGCTTCAGAGAAGATGAATCATTCTACTATTTCAGTTTCTCTGATACCGGAGTAGGTGTAGCACCAGAGCATTTAAACAGATTGTTTGAACGTTTCTATCGGGTAGATAAAGGGCGCTCACGAAAAATTGGCGGTACAGGTCTGGGACTGGCTATCGTAAAAAACTCCGTAATTATTCACGGAGGAAACATATCGGCCAAAAACAATCAAGGCGGTGGACTGGAATTTATATTCACTCTAGCCAAAAGCTAA
- a CDS encoding response regulator transcription factor, which translates to MNTNRILVVDDEEDLCEILKFNLENEGYEVDTANSAEEALKLNISDYSLLLLDVMMGEISGFRMASMLKKEKKTANIPIIFITAKDTENDTITGFNLGADDYISKPFSLREVISRVKAVIRRTTNNTEKSSTEQIYFETLVIDITKKKVTIDGEEISLTKKEFEILLLLLQNKGRVFSREDILSKIWSDEVCVLDRTIDVNITRLRKKIGSYGKHVVTRLGYGYCFEC; encoded by the coding sequence ATGAACACCAATAGAATTTTAGTTGTTGACGACGAAGAAGATCTTTGTGAAATTTTAAAATTTAATTTAGAGAATGAAGGGTATGAAGTAGATACTGCAAATTCAGCTGAAGAAGCACTAAAATTAAATATTAGCGATTATAGCTTATTATTATTGGACGTTATGATGGGAGAAATTTCCGGATTCAGAATGGCCAGTATGCTCAAAAAAGAGAAGAAGACAGCAAATATTCCAATAATCTTCATAACAGCAAAAGATACAGAGAATGATACCATTACAGGTTTCAACCTTGGAGCTGACGACTATATTTCGAAGCCATTTTCTTTGCGTGAAGTGATATCACGAGTAAAAGCTGTAATTCGCCGTACTACAAACAACACCGAAAAGAGCTCTACAGAACAAATTTATTTCGAAACGCTGGTTATTGATATAACAAAAAAGAAAGTCACCATTGATGGAGAAGAAATATCTCTGACCAAAAAAGAATTTGAAATATTACTCCTTCTACTGCAAAACAAAGGAAGAGTATTTTCCAGAGAAGACATCCTTTCCAAGATATGGAGTGATGAAGTTTGTGTATTAGACCGCACCATTGACGTAAATATTACTCGTTTGCGAAAGAAAATAGGTAGCTACGGGAAACATGTTGTTACCCGACTTGGTTATGGATACTGTTTTGAATGTTAA
- a CDS encoding TonB-dependent receptor, whose translation MSNTRNIILSLAISFCASPLVRAQKADSVRVHKLGEVVIKESKKEKEFRSTTPLQVLDANQLKQSGSLLVSDAVKFFSGVVVKDYGGIGGLKTISVRSLGANHTAVVYDGITINDSQTGQIDLGKLTLDNVEEISLLSGQDDNIFQSARLFSAASVLNIKSPTPVFNQKKTNASVTFKGGSFGFLNPGFHLNHQWNKIFSSSVNVDYMRADGDYPYTQLNGTATERLKRLNSDIETVKTEANLFAHFSNHEKASMKAYYYFSDRGLPSNKLYNSRATERLKDNNFFAQANYENKFSDRWSLLTNGKFNWGYNKYSNPDNATYNAATENNYYQNEYYLSGTVMYRPSPLLSFSLANDGSINTMRADMANFVYPTRFTLLNAFAAKYVNNRFTATAHILSTLTRESVRTGTAADNRNRLSPSVSLSYQPIKKENLRLRFLYKDIFRLPTFNDLYYGTIGTRTLKPEQASEYSAGVNWIKNINHIIPFVSLSVDGFYNRVSNKIVAVPSKNLFVWSMQNIGRVDIRGMETNIETAFSLNSKIKLTATGNYTYQRAMDKTDKYNMPDKVTYNHQIPYTPRHSGSARLGFETPWINLSYTVMTSGERFSNQYNAPEYRLDGYTEHSASVWRTFKLKRFSISAQAEVLNLFDKEYEIVQNYPMPGRQLRGSIRIIY comes from the coding sequence ATGTCTAACACTCGAAACATTATTCTCTCTTTAGCAATCTCTTTCTGCGCCAGTCCGCTTGTTCGGGCGCAGAAAGCAGATTCTGTTCGTGTTCACAAATTAGGAGAGGTTGTAATAAAAGAGAGTAAAAAGGAAAAGGAGTTTCGTTCTACGACTCCTCTTCAGGTGTTGGACGCCAACCAATTGAAACAGTCCGGTTCACTTTTGGTATCAGATGCCGTAAAATTCTTCAGCGGAGTAGTTGTGAAGGATTATGGAGGCATTGGCGGATTAAAAACTATCTCGGTTCGTAGTCTGGGAGCAAACCACACAGCTGTGGTTTATGACGGAATTACGATTAACGATTCTCAAACCGGACAGATTGATTTAGGAAAACTCACTCTCGACAATGTTGAGGAAATAAGCTTACTTAGCGGACAAGATGATAATATCTTTCAATCGGCACGTCTTTTCTCGGCTGCTAGTGTTCTGAATATTAAGAGTCCAACCCCTGTATTCAACCAAAAAAAGACAAATGCCAGTGTTACATTTAAAGGAGGAAGCTTTGGCTTTTTAAATCCCGGTTTTCATCTGAACCACCAATGGAACAAAATATTTTCCTCTTCTGTAAACGTAGATTATATGCGGGCAGATGGAGACTATCCTTACACTCAGCTTAACGGAACTGCAACCGAAAGGCTGAAACGCTTAAACTCTGATATAGAAACAGTAAAGACAGAGGCTAATTTGTTTGCGCATTTCAGCAATCACGAAAAAGCAAGCATGAAGGCTTATTATTATTTCTCTGACAGAGGTCTTCCTTCAAATAAACTATATAATTCGCGGGCAACAGAAAGATTGAAAGACAACAACTTCTTTGCTCAGGCTAATTATGAAAATAAATTTTCCGACAGATGGAGTCTTTTAACGAACGGAAAGTTTAACTGGGGATATAATAAGTACAGCAATCCGGATAATGCAACTTATAACGCCGCAACAGAAAACAACTATTACCAAAACGAATATTACCTTTCGGGCACTGTTATGTATCGCCCTAGCCCGCTTCTGTCTTTTTCTTTGGCAAATGATGGTAGCATAAATACTATGAGGGCAGATATGGCAAACTTTGTCTACCCTACCCGCTTTACTTTACTAAATGCCTTTGCCGCCAAGTATGTAAATAATCGCTTCACAGCAACGGCACACATTCTATCTACTTTAACCCGCGAATCAGTTAGAACTGGAACTGCTGCCGATAATCGCAACCGATTATCACCCTCTGTCAGCCTCTCTTATCAGCCAATAAAAAAAGAGAATCTTCGATTAAGATTTCTCTATAAAGATATTTTCCGTCTGCCTACGTTCAATGATTTATATTACGGAACAATAGGTACACGGACTCTCAAGCCTGAACAGGCCAGCGAATACAGTGCCGGAGTAAACTGGATAAAGAACATCAATCACATTATTCCATTTGTCTCTTTATCTGTAGATGGTTTCTATAACAGAGTAAGTAACAAGATAGTAGCCGTACCGTCCAAAAACCTTTTTGTATGGAGTATGCAAAACATTGGAAGGGTTGATATTCGAGGAATGGAAACTAATATTGAAACAGCATTCAGCCTTAACAGCAAAATAAAGCTCACAGCAACCGGAAATTATACCTACCAAAGGGCAATGGATAAAACAGATAAGTACAATATGCCCGATAAGGTAACATATAATCACCAGATTCCTTATACGCCGCGTCATTCCGGATCTGCCCGACTTGGTTTTGAAACTCCGTGGATTAACCTGTCATACACAGTAATGACCTCGGGAGAACGTTTCTCAAACCAGTATAACGCACCGGAATATCGGTTAGATGGTTACACAGAGCACAGTGCATCAGTATGGAGAACCTTTAAACTTAAAAGATTCAGCATTTCAGCTCAGGCAGAAGTCCTAAATCTCTTTGATAAAGAATATGAAATAGTACAAAATTATCCAATGCCCGGCAGACAGCTCAGGGGTAGCATCCGAATTATTTATTGA
- a CDS encoding ABC-F family ATP-binding cassette domain-containing protein, producing the protein MASYMQVDGLTKSFGDLVLFNEISFGIAEGQRIGLIAKNGSGKTTLLNIIAGKEGYDAGNIVFRRDLRIAYLEQDPQYPEDLTVLEACFHSNNETVQLIKEYEVCMETKGNPGLQELLIRMDHEKAWDYERKAKQILSQLKIRNFDQLVKHLSGGQLKRVALANTLITEPDLLILDEPTNHLDLDMTEWLEEYLRRTNVSLLMVTHDRYFLDRVCSEIIEIDNKQVYQYKGNYSYYLEKRQERIDSTNVEIERANNLYRTELDWMRRMPQARAHKAKYRQDAFYEIEKVAKQRFNNDNVKLDVKASYIGSKIFEADHLYKSFGDLKILDDFSYIFARYEKMGIVGNNGTGKSTFIKILMGQAQPDKGTIDIGETVRFGYYSQDGLQFDDQMKVIDVVQEIAEVIELGDGKKLTASQFLQHFLFTPETQHSYVYKLSGGERRRLYLCTVLMRNPNFLVLDEPTNDLDIITLNVLEDYLVNFKGCVIVVSHDRYFMDKVVDHLLVFNGQGDIRDFPGNYSDYRDWNEAKKQKEKEAEKPKEDKTARVRTNDKRKMSYKEKIEYAQIEKDLEDLEQEKADLEADLCSGSLSAASLTEKSKRIAELIDLIDEKTMRWLELSEIEE; encoded by the coding sequence ATGGCGAGTTATATGCAGGTTGATGGGTTAACCAAATCGTTTGGTGACCTTGTTCTATTTAATGAGATTTCATTTGGTATTGCAGAAGGACAGAGGATTGGTCTTATAGCTAAAAATGGTAGCGGAAAGACAACCTTATTAAATATTATTGCAGGAAAAGAAGGATATGATGCCGGAAATATTGTCTTCAGACGAGATCTACGCATAGCTTATCTGGAACAAGACCCTCAGTATCCCGAGGATCTGACTGTTCTGGAGGCTTGTTTCCATTCTAATAATGAAACTGTGCAGCTGATTAAAGAGTATGAAGTTTGTATGGAAACAAAAGGTAATCCCGGATTGCAGGAATTATTAATCCGAATGGATCATGAAAAGGCATGGGATTATGAACGTAAAGCAAAACAAATTCTTTCGCAATTAAAGATTCGTAACTTCGATCAACTGGTAAAACACCTTTCAGGTGGGCAGTTGAAACGAGTGGCACTCGCAAATACATTGATTACCGAACCAGATTTGTTAATTCTCGATGAGCCTACCAATCATTTGGATCTCGATATGACAGAATGGTTGGAAGAATATCTGAGACGTACAAATGTAAGTTTGCTGATGGTAACTCACGACCGATATTTCCTTGATAGAGTTTGCTCGGAGATTATTGAGATAGATAACAAGCAGGTTTATCAATATAAAGGGAATTATAGTTACTATCTGGAGAAAAGACAAGAACGGATTGATTCAACGAATGTAGAAATTGAACGTGCGAATAATCTTTATCGCACTGAACTTGACTGGATGCGCCGTATGCCACAAGCACGTGCACATAAAGCAAAGTACAGACAGGATGCGTTTTATGAAATAGAGAAAGTTGCAAAGCAGCGTTTCAATAATGATAATGTAAAGCTGGACGTAAAAGCTAGTTATATTGGTTCTAAAATATTTGAGGCCGATCATCTTTATAAAAGTTTTGGAGACCTGAAGATATTGGATGACTTCTCTTATATTTTTGCCCGATATGAAAAAATGGGTATAGTTGGTAATAATGGAACCGGAAAGTCTACCTTTATTAAAATATTAATGGGACAAGCACAACCGGATAAAGGAACTATTGATATTGGAGAGACAGTCCGCTTTGGTTACTATTCACAGGATGGGTTGCAGTTCGACGATCAGATGAAGGTGATTGATGTGGTGCAAGAAATAGCTGAGGTTATAGAATTAGGCGATGGCAAAAAGCTTACTGCATCTCAGTTTCTGCAACATTTCCTTTTCACCCCTGAGACTCAGCATAGCTATGTTTATAAATTAAGCGGAGGAGAGAGAAGAAGGCTTTATCTTTGTACGGTATTAATGCGAAATCCTAATTTTCTAGTGCTCGATGAGCCTACTAATGATCTTGATATTATTACGCTTAATGTCCTTGAAGATTATTTGGTAAACTTTAAAGGATGTGTGATTGTGGTTTCTCACGATCGCTACTTTATGGATAAAGTTGTTGATCACTTGCTGGTATTCAACGGCCAGGGAGATATTCGTGATTTTCCTGGTAACTATTCCGATTATCGTGATTGGAATGAGGCTAAGAAACAAAAAGAAAAAGAAGCCGAAAAACCAAAAGAAGATAAAACTGCAAGAGTTCGTACCAACGATAAACGCAAGATGTCTTACAAAGAAAAGATAGAATATGCTCAGATTGAGAAGGATTTAGAAGATTTGGAACAGGAAAAAGCCGATTTGGAAGCCGATCTTTGCAGTGGTTCTTTATCAGCAGCTTCTTTGACTGAGAAATCGAAAAGAATTGCGGAACTTATTGATCTTATTGATGAAAAGACAATGAGATGGCTTGAACTAAGCGAAATAGAAGAATAA